From Peromyscus maniculatus bairdii isolate BWxNUB_F1_BW_parent chromosome 19, HU_Pman_BW_mat_3.1, whole genome shotgun sequence, the proteins below share one genomic window:
- the Elac1 gene encoding zinc phosphodiesterase ELAC protein 1 translates to MSMDVTFLGTGAAYPSPTRGASAVVLRCEGECWLFDCGEGTQTQLMKSQLKAGRITKIFITHLHGDHFFGLPGLLCTISLQSGSVVTRQPIEIYGPVGLRDFIWRTMELSHTELVFPYVVHEIVPTADQCPVEELKEFAHVNEADSSPKGQGRTILLDTEENSYCLVDDEQFVVKAFRLFHRIPSFGFSVTEKKRAGKLNAQKLKDLGVPPGPAYGKLKNGISVVLDNGVTISPQDVLKKPMVGRKICILGDCSGVVGDGGVKLCFEADLLIHEATLDDSQMDKAKEHGHSTPQMAATFAKLCRAKRLVLTHFSQRYKPIALTREGETDGIVELRKQAESVLGLQEVTLAEDFMVIGIPIKKGSQCS, encoded by the exons ATGTCTATGGATGTGACTTTCCTTGGGACAGGAGCAGCATATCCGTCCCCAACCCGGGGTGCCTCAGCTGTGGTTCTTCGGTGTGAGGGCGAGTGCTGGCTCTTTGACTGTGGGGAGGGGACACAGACTCAACTTATGAAAAGCCAACTTAAAGCAG GGAGAATTACCAAGATCTTCATCACACATCTTCATGGAGACCACTTCTTCGGCCTCCCGGGCCTCCTTTGTACGATCAGCCTACAGAGTGGCTCTGTGGTCACAAGGCAGCCTATTGAAATCTATGGCCCTGTAGGACTTCGGGATTTCATCTGGAGAACCATGGAGCTCTCTCACACAGAGTTGGTTTTTCCTTATGTGGTCCATGAGATAGTGCCTACAGCTGATCAGTGTCCTGTGGAGGAACTAAAAGAATTTGCCCATGTGAATGAAGCAGACAGCTCTCCCAAAGGACAGGGACGAACTATCTTGTTAGACACAGAAGAAAACTCCTACTGTCTGGTTGATGACGAGCAGTTTGTTGTAAAGGCATTTCGCCTCTTTCACAGAATTCCATCTTTTGGCTTTTCAGTTACGGAAAAGAAACGTGCAGGTAAACTCAATGCACAGAAGCTGAAAGACCTCG GTGTACCCCCAGGTCCTGCCTACGGGAAACTGAAAAATggaatttctgttgttttggatAATGGAGTTACAATTTCTCCCCAAGACGTCTTAAAAAAGCCTATGGTTGGAAGAAAAATCTGCATACTGGGTGACTGTTCTGGGGTTGTGGGTGATGGAGGAGTGAAGCTGTGCTTTGAAGCAGACCTGTTGATCCATGAAGCAACTCTGGATGATTCTCAGATGGACAAAGCAAAAGAGCATGGCCACAGCACACCGCAGATGGCAGCAACATTTGCAAAGCTGTGCCGTGCGAAGAGGCTGGTTCTAACTCACTTCAGTCAGAGATACAAACCAATAGCCTTGACTAGGGAAGGAGAGACGGATGGCATTGTCGAACTGAGAAAGCAAGCGGAGTCAGTGCTAGGGCTCCAGGAAGTGACTCTGGCAGAAGATTTCATGGTGATTGGCATTCCAATCAAGAAAGGAAGCCAGTGCTCCTGA